One Phoenix dactylifera cultivar Barhee BC4 chromosome 14, palm_55x_up_171113_PBpolish2nd_filt_p, whole genome shotgun sequence DNA window includes the following coding sequences:
- the LOC103698901 gene encoding xyloglucan endotransglucosylase/hydrolase protein A-like, whose translation MVSCFVSPVLWLCLLGLASDSAMAAAPRKPIDVPFQRNYAPTWAYDHIKYINGGNEVQLSLDKYTGTGFQSKGSYLFGHFSMQIKLVPGDSAGTVTAFYLSSQNSEHDEIDFEFLGNRTNQPYIVQTNVFTGGEGDREQRIYLWFDPTKDYHSYSVLWNMYQIVFFVDDVPIRVFKNCEDLGVRFPFNQPMKIYSSLWNADDWATRGGLEKTDWSKAPFIASYRSFHVDGCEASVEAKFCATQGQRWWDQKEFRDLDSLQYRSLSWVRREYTIYNYCTDRSRSPVMPPECSRDRDV comes from the exons ATGGTTTCTTGTTTCGTTTCTCCGGTGCTATGGCTGTGTTTGCTGGGCCTGGCCTCTGACAGCGCCATGGCTGCAGCACCCAGGAAACCCATAGATGTGCCGTTCCAGAGGAACTATGCGCCCACATGGGCTTATGATCACATCAAGTACATTAATGGTGGCAACGAGGTCCAGCTCTCTTTGGACAAATATACCG GCACTGGGTTCCAGTCCAAGGGCTCTTACTTGTTTGGCCACTTCAGCATGCAGATAAAATTGGTCCCTGGCGATTCCGCTGGAACGGTGACTGCATTCTAT CTGTCGTCTCAGAACTCGGAGCATGATGAGATAGACTTCGAGTTCCTGGGCAACAGGACCAACCAGCCCTATATAGTGCAGACCAATGTCTTTACCGGGGGGGAGGGAGACAGGGAGCAGAGGATCTACCTTTGGTTTGACCCGACCAAAGATTACCATTCCTACTCTGTTCTTTGGAACATGTACCAGATCGT TTTCTTTGTAGATGACGTCCCCATCCGGGTGTTCAAGAACTGCGAGGACCTGGGGGTGAGGTTCCCGTTCAACCAGCCCATGAAGATCTACTCCAGCCTGTGGAACGCCGACGACTGGGCGACGAGGGGCGGCCTCGAGAAGACCGACTGGTCCAAGGCCCCCTTCATCGCCTCCTACCGCAGCTTCCACGTCGACGGCTGCGAGGCGTCGGTGGAGGCCAAGTTCTGCGCCACCCAGGGGCAGCGCTGGTGGGACCAGAAGGAGTTCCGGGACCTGGACAGCCTGCAGTACAGGAGCCTCAGCTGGGTCCGCCGCGAGTACACCATCTACAACTACTGCACCGACCGGTCCCGCTCCCCGGTCATGCCACCTGAGTGCAGTAGGGATAGAGATGTGTGA